A section of the Carassius carassius chromosome 17, fCarCar2.1, whole genome shotgun sequence genome encodes:
- the LOC132160611 gene encoding prostaglandin E2 receptor EP1 subtype-like — protein sequence MHHCNSSGAAPLSPFSNDSQWEGQPTSPSLADSENVTSERPILSGPIAAMLSMTLGILSNIVALFILGNAYARLRRRSKAFLLFASSLVATDFVGHVIPGSIVMRLYLSGGVPSEEYNRVDPLCQFLGGSMVFFGLCPLFLGCAMAAERCLGVTKPLLHASLVTTTRTKLSLSVIWLAALCIALLPCFQLGSYTYQYPGTWCFIKVLEDTEKADVAFVMLFSGLGLTSLAVALVCNTLSGLTLVLARIRKKPCNRRSARSHDIEMVVQLVGIMVTSCICWSPLLIVGLITVKHSYEGSIGNDLATYKTLMIMGVRIASWNQILDPWVYILLRRSVLQKIYFITKRPTDFKESTFRCWEIHSFPSSEKNPVSRI from the exons ATGCATCACTGCAATTCATCAGGCGCTGCGCCACTCAGCCCATTTTCCAATGACAGTCAATGGGAAGGACAGCCGACCTCTCCATCACTTGCAGACTCCGAGAATGTCACCTCGGAAAGACCGATCCTGAGCGGCCCTATAGCTGCGATGCTCTCGATGACCCTGGGGATCCTGTCTAATATTGTGGCATTATTCATCCTGGGAAATGCATATGCCCGCCTACGTCGACGATCCAAAGCATTTCTCCTGTTCGCCAGCTCTTTGGTGGCCACGGACTTTGTGGGGCATGTCATACCTGGTTCAATAGTTATGAGGCTGTATCTTTCTGGAGGTGTACCCTCTGAAGAATACAACCGGGTAGACCCATTGTGTCAGTTTCTAGGAGGCAGCATGGTGTTTTTTGGACTGTGTCCGCTCTTTCTTGGTTGCGCCATGGCAGCTGAGAGGTGTTTAGGGGTGACAAAGCCACTGCTCCATGCTTCGCTGGTTACGACCACAAGGACTAAGCTCTCACTTTCTGTCATCTGGTTAGCAGCTCTTTGCATTGCTCTTCTGCCCTGCTTTCAGCTGGGTTCATATACATACCAGTATCCTGGAACCTGGTGTTTCATTAAAGTGCTGGAGGACACAGAGAAGGCAGACGTGGCCTTTGTTATGTTGTTCTCAGGACTGGGGTTGACATCCCTTGCTGTTGCTTTGGTGTGTAACACCTTAAGTGGACTGACGCTAGTTTTAGCGAGGATACGAAAGAAACCCTGTAACCGTCGATCAGCTAGATCCCATGATATTGAGATGGTGGTGCAACTTGTAGGCATAATGGTCACATCTTGTATCTGCTGGAGCCCTCTTCTG ATTGTTGGCCTAATTACAGTGAAACATTCATATGAGGGCTCTATCGGAAATGACCTTGCCACCTATAAGACCCTTATGATCATGGGGGTGCGGATAGCATCCTGGAACCAGATACTGGACCCATGGGTCTATATTCTTCTTCGTCGTTCCGTCCTCCAAAAGATTTACTTCATTACCAAACGCCCAACAGACTTCAAAGAAAGCACTTTTCGCTGCTGGGAGATCCATTCCTTCCCCAGCTCTGAGAAGAATCCTGTCAGTAGAATCTGA